One genomic window of Chloroflexota bacterium includes the following:
- a CDS encoding flippase-like domain-containing protein, translated as MLFPLALGLVVLLALAVLGDFPKVVQSFAHFYWGYIPLILALTLVNYVLRFCKWQYYLRLIGVDALPRWDSFLIFFGGLAMVITPGKVGEWLKSFLLKETSGTPLSLSAPIIIAERLTDGLAMLLLASAGLVIYGHGWQLFLLLFVASAGIVVLSQQRSFILRLLAWSGRINWLSGWTHHLRTFYESSYRLLRMDALLLATTIGFVSWSAECVAFFFVLTGLGLEASPLLLLQATFILATSTLIGSISLLPGGLAAAEGSIAGLLLLLRVTVSPAQAATATLLIRLCTLWFGVSVGVATLFLLSRRLRALDIARESL; from the coding sequence ATGCTTTTTCCCTTAGCCCTGGGGCTAGTGGTCTTGCTAGCCCTCGCTGTTTTGGGCGACTTCCCTAAGGTTGTCCAGTCATTCGCCCATTTTTACTGGGGCTACATCCCTTTAATCCTGGCCCTGACCTTGGTCAATTATGTGCTGCGCTTCTGTAAGTGGCAATATTATTTAAGATTAATCGGGGTGGATGCGCTCCCGCGTTGGGATAGTTTTCTCATCTTCTTTGGTGGCTTAGCGATGGTGATCACGCCCGGCAAGGTTGGAGAGTGGTTGAAATCGTTCTTGCTCAAAGAAACCAGTGGGACACCGCTTAGCTTATCAGCACCCATTATTATCGCTGAACGGCTCACAGATGGCCTGGCCATGCTACTGCTCGCTTCGGCCGGTCTGGTCATTTATGGACACGGCTGGCAACTGTTTCTTCTTCTCTTCGTAGCAAGCGCGGGCATCGTCGTCCTCAGCCAACAGCGGTCATTTATACTCAGGCTGCTCGCCTGGAGTGGCAGGATAAACTGGCTGTCCGGGTGGACCCATCATCTACGCACCTTTTATGAGAGCTCTTACCGACTGCTGAGAATGGACGCCTTACTTTTGGCGACAACGATCGGTTTCGTCTCCTGGTCGGCTGAATGTGTGGCCTTTTTCTTCGTGCTAACGGGCTTGGGTCTGGAGGCGAGTCCCTTACTGCTCTTGCAGGCGACCTTCATTCTGGCCACCTCGACTTTGATTGGATCGATCTCATTATTGCCAGGCGGACTTGCCGCCGCCGAGGGCAGTATCGCTGGCCTGTTATTGTTGCTGCGGGTGACCGTCAGCCCAGCTCAAGCGGCTACGGCTACGCTGTTGATCCGCCTCTGTACCTTGTGGTTTGGTGTAAGCGTAGGGGTAGCAACTTTATTCCTCTTGTCCAGGCGGCTCAGGGCACTTGACATAGCCAGGGAAAGTCTTTAA
- a CDS encoding DUF362 domain-containing protein yields the protein MRLAGYKDHLPSDKETILKVNISWHHYYPGCSTAPWQLEGVIKTLTEDGYAPDTLMAGHNRTVVVDAKIGEVKNKHKSVVEKYGVRNVHLYEPWVEWLKYEPKTPLLALDRVFPQGIHIPALFVGRNICHLPTVKTHVFTTITGAMKNAFGGLLNENRHWAHAAIHETLVDLLIIQREIHSGIFAVMDGTIAGEGPGPRAMVPHVKNIILASGDQVAIDAISAKLMGLDPLSIEFIRLAHEMGLGVGDPRQIELVGDDISNENWHFQANKDTLASRGQKVIYHGPLKPLEHLLLRSPLTPWSYIASRLYYDFFWFPLIGKRRVARMMETPWGRLFRTYEPQG from the coding sequence ATGCGCCTGGCTGGCTATAAGGACCATCTTCCCTCAGATAAAGAGACCATCCTGAAGGTGAATATCTCCTGGCATCATTATTATCCAGGCTGTTCAACCGCTCCCTGGCAATTGGAGGGCGTGATTAAGACGCTGACCGAGGACGGCTATGCACCTGATACCTTAATGGCCGGACATAATCGCACAGTTGTTGTTGATGCTAAAATCGGTGAAGTCAAGAATAAACATAAATCAGTGGTAGAGAAATACGGGGTAAGGAACGTACACTTATACGAACCCTGGGTGGAGTGGCTGAAGTATGAGCCGAAAACACCACTGCTGGCGCTGGATAGGGTGTTTCCGCAGGGTATCCACATCCCTGCCCTATTCGTCGGTAGGAATATCTGCCACCTGCCTACAGTGAAGACGCATGTCTTCACGACAATAACAGGGGCGATGAAAAATGCCTTTGGGGGGTTGCTCAACGAAAATCGGCATTGGGCTCACGCTGCTATTCACGAAACGTTGGTCGATTTGTTGATCATTCAGAGGGAGATCCACAGCGGCATATTTGCGGTGATGGACGGTACTATAGCAGGAGAAGGCCCCGGACCGCGGGCGATGGTGCCTCATGTTAAAAATATCATCCTGGCTAGTGGCGATCAAGTGGCGATTGATGCCATCTCGGCCAAGTTGATGGGACTAGACCCACTCTCCATCGAGTTCATTCGCCTGGCCCACGAGATGGGCCTCGGCGTCGGAGACCCCCGCCAGATAGAGCTGGTTGGTGATGACATCTCCAATGAGAATTGGCACTTCCAGGCGAACAAGGATACCCTGGCCAGCCGTGGACAGAAGGTGATTTACCATGGTCCCCTCAAGCCCTTAGAACACCTTCTGTTGCGCAGTCCCCTAACCCCATGGTCCTACATAGCTTCCAGGCTTTATTATGACTTCTTCTGGTTCCCCCTGATCGGCAAACGAAGGGTAGCCCGGATGATGGAGACACCCTGGGGGAGGCTTTTTCGAACTTATGAGCCACAAGGATAA
- a CDS encoding HAD-IIA family hydrolase: MVARLSDLRALLIDLDGVIYRGRTLLPGAVEFFGFLKQNGLKFKLVTNNSTRTAAYYAALLSGMGIKIGSEAVFTAGQATAQYLQKAAPSGAAVYVIGEEGLVDPILEAGFRLSEERPQFVVVGLDREVNYRKMATACVAIRAGAKFVAANPDRTLPTPDGFVPGCGAILAAIEACTDVPPFVVGKPETQMLTLVMEQLGVMPEETAIIGDRLDTDILGGQRAGLTTILVLTGVTTPNDLVSSPIQPDHIFADLKALEQQLAAVRAGFK; this comes from the coding sequence ATGGTCGCCAGATTAAGCGACCTCCGAGCCCTGCTTATCGATCTGGATGGCGTCATCTATCGGGGTAGGACGCTGCTGCCCGGCGCGGTAGAATTTTTCGGATTCCTTAAGCAGAATGGTTTGAAATTCAAATTGGTTACCAATAATTCTACCCGCACAGCTGCATATTATGCCGCCTTGCTCAGCGGGATGGGAATCAAGATCGGCTCGGAGGCTGTATTTACGGCCGGACAGGCTACCGCTCAATACTTACAGAAGGCTGCTCCATCTGGGGCCGCGGTGTACGTCATTGGTGAGGAGGGGCTCGTCGACCCCATTCTGGAGGCGGGGTTCCGTCTGAGTGAGGAGCGCCCACAGTTCGTGGTAGTTGGGCTGGACCGAGAGGTCAATTATAGAAAGATGGCCACAGCCTGCGTCGCTATCCGGGCGGGCGCTAAGTTTGTAGCGGCTAATCCGGATCGAACATTGCCCACACCAGACGGATTCGTGCCGGGCTGCGGGGCTATTCTGGCGGCCATCGAAGCGTGCACGGATGTTCCCCCCTTTGTGGTCGGCAAGCCAGAGACCCAGATGCTCACCTTAGTGATGGAACAGCTAGGGGTAATGCCCGAAGAGACGGCCATAATCGGGGATCGCTTAGATACGGATATACTTGGTGGCCAGCGAGCTGGGCTTACCACCATCCTGGTGCTGACTGGTGTAACTACGCCGAACGACTTGGTTTCCTCGCCCATTCAACCGGATCATATTTTTGCAGACCTCAAGGCGTTAGAGCAGCAGTTAGCAGCAGTAAGGGCAGGTTTTAAGTGA
- a CDS encoding cyclic nucleotide-binding domain-containing protein: MVPKEALQGMQLFQGLDDSQLDKLARLCQEETYETGDIIFREGSKASKLYLIDYGKAIVEMGHLTEMETGQGIVGVITTGDSFGWSALVEPHYNTGTVRCLTKVKVITINGEELDRLFDADPKLGLHIFRRLASVIARRLRETRQLLAEERQSLSR, translated from the coding sequence ATGGTACCAAAAGAAGCGCTCCAAGGAATGCAGTTATTCCAAGGACTCGATGATAGCCAACTGGACAAGCTGGCTAGACTCTGCCAGGAAGAGACATATGAGACTGGAGACATCATCTTCAGGGAGGGGAGTAAAGCCTCCAAGCTCTACTTGATCGATTATGGCAAGGCGATCGTCGAAATGGGCCACCTGACGGAGATGGAAACCGGTCAGGGCATAGTGGGGGTGATAACGACCGGCGATAGCTTTGGCTGGTCAGCACTGGTCGAACCGCACTATAACACGGGAACTGTGCGCTGCCTGACTAAGGTCAAGGTTATCACCATAAATGGGGAGGAGTTAGATAGGCTCTTCGATGCGGACCCCAAACTGGGGCTTCATATCTTCCGCAGATTAGCAAGCGTCATAGCTCGCCGCTTAAGGGAGACGAGGCAACTATTAGCCGAAGAGCGACAATCGCTGAGCCGTTGA
- a CDS encoding ZIP family metal transporter, which translates to MIGIFSLALDQKLLKKILLFLVSFAVGGLFGDAFIHLLPESFEKLGANLATSLYIVAGILIFFVLEKFIRWRHCHILTSEEHLHPVVFMNLIGDGVHNMLDGMLIGASYAVSIPIGITTTLAVILHEIPQELGDFGVLVHGGLSVKRALAFNFLSALTALLGAIISLVIGPHVQGYSLSMLPITAGGFLYIAGSDLIPELQHEVKLSTSLGQFILIILGVGIMALLVLLE; encoded by the coding sequence TTGATTGGCATCTTTAGTCTTGCGCTGGACCAGAAGCTACTGAAAAAGATTTTGCTCTTTCTCGTTAGCTTTGCTGTTGGGGGGTTATTTGGTGATGCTTTTATCCACCTTTTACCCGAATCATTTGAAAAGCTCGGTGCAAATTTAGCCACCTCGCTCTATATTGTGGCTGGCATTCTTATTTTCTTTGTCTTAGAGAAGTTTATTCGTTGGAGACATTGCCATATTCTCACCTCTGAGGAACATTTACATCCCGTAGTTTTCATGAATTTAATTGGTGATGGGGTGCACAATATGCTTGATGGGATGCTGATCGGAGCCAGTTATGCCGTGAGTATTCCCATCGGAATTACTACCACACTAGCAGTTATTTTGCATGAAATACCGCAGGAGCTAGGGGATTTCGGTGTGCTTGTTCATGGGGGGCTTTCTGTAAAGAGGGCTTTGGCCTTCAATTTCCTCTCAGCCCTGACGGCACTTTTGGGTGCTATCATCTCCCTGGTCATAGGGCCACACGTTCAAGGCTACTCATTATCCATGTTGCCAATTACAGCTGGTGGTTTCTTATATATAGCAGGGTCGGATCTGATACCAGAACTCCAACATGAAGTTAAGTTATCAACATCCTTAGGGCAATTCATCTTAATAATACTGGGGGTAGGAATTATGGCTCTATTAGTTTTACTGGAATAG
- a CDS encoding YkvA family protein: MLDELKSTGRSLKRELKVYQLVLKDGRTPKLAKLLLGVAVGYALLPFDIIPDFIPVLGYLDDVIILPVLVIIALRMIPKEVIEDCRIRANGAR, encoded by the coding sequence ATGCTGGACGAGTTGAAATCCACAGGAAGAAGCCTAAAACGCGAGCTCAAGGTATATCAACTCGTCCTGAAAGATGGCCGAACGCCGAAACTGGCCAAACTTCTTCTCGGAGTGGCAGTTGGTTATGCCCTTTTGCCCTTCGACATCATTCCGGATTTTATACCTGTACTTGGTTATCTCGATGACGTTATCATCTTACCCGTCCTGGTCATCATAGCGCTGAGAATGATCCCCAAAGAGGTTATCGAGGATTGCCGGATCAGGGCAAACGGAGCCCGCTGA
- a CDS encoding ASKHA domain-containing protein: MKEAKVIFRPEDRAVAVPTRTNLVVAASLAGINIYAPCGDRGVCGKCKVQAWGQLTALTQAERGWLAPAEIEEGWRLACQAVVEGDVVVQLPIGRLQYARIAITETVGLAPNVRKIFLELPQPSLDDQRSDLSRLKEGLGMEETTVHLSVLRNLPRVLQESGYKVTAVLVGEELIAVEKGDTTALNFGLAFDIGTTTVVGMLLDLHSGRQLAVSPALNAQANYGADVVSRIALVMNEPSGLNKLQHEVSKTINGIIGELLQQTGVRRENIYEATIVGNTCMHHLLLGIKPISLAVAPYAPVVTDPLAVKAKELGIDIHPRASVFALPNIAGFVGSDTVGVILATGLHRSEEIKLAIDIGTNGEIVLGNKDRLLACSTAAGPAFEGAHIMNGMRGTEGAIERVWIDDDVKVQVIGRRKPRGICGSGLIDAVAEMYRAGVIDQSGRLINGEEAADRLPKSLSSRLITTTQGPGFVLYSDRHSAVVITQRDIRELQLAKGAIRAGIEILKKELGIEDDQITEVLLAGAFGSYVHPPNVVAIGLIPPLPEERLVSVGNAASVGSRMALLSMAARDIAKDIARRVQYIELSARPDFQEKFVAALSLPSSCVANEIRASV, translated from the coding sequence ATGAAGGAGGCCAAGGTAATCTTTCGGCCGGAAGATCGGGCCGTTGCTGTGCCGACCAGAACCAATTTGGTTGTAGCCGCCTCTCTGGCTGGTATCAATATCTATGCTCCGTGTGGAGACCGCGGAGTCTGTGGTAAGTGTAAGGTTCAGGCTTGGGGCCAATTGACGGCGCTGACGCAGGCTGAAAGGGGATGGTTAGCCCCTGCTGAGATTGAGGAGGGTTGGCGGCTCGCCTGCCAGGCAGTTGTTGAGGGCGATGTCGTCGTACAGCTACCGATCGGAAGGCTGCAATATGCGCGCATCGCCATAACAGAGACAGTTGGCTTAGCACCCAACGTTCGTAAGATTTTCCTGGAGTTACCCCAGCCATCGCTAGATGATCAACGCTCCGATCTCAGCCGCCTTAAAGAGGGCCTAGGTATGGAGGAGACCACTGTCCACCTCTCAGTTCTACGTAATTTACCGCGAGTTTTGCAGGAATCCGGCTACAAAGTTACAGCCGTATTGGTTGGAGAAGAGCTGATCGCTGTTGAAAAAGGCGATACTACGGCCCTGAACTTTGGTTTAGCCTTCGATATTGGTACGACGACGGTAGTGGGCATGCTGTTGGATTTGCACAGCGGCCGACAGTTGGCTGTAAGCCCGGCCCTCAATGCTCAGGCGAACTATGGTGCCGATGTGGTTTCGCGGATAGCTCTGGTGATGAATGAGCCATCTGGATTGAACAAATTGCAACACGAAGTTAGCAAAACGATCAATGGCATCATTGGAGAGCTGCTTCAACAAACGGGTGTGCGACGTGAGAACATCTATGAGGCGACCATCGTCGGCAATACTTGTATGCACCATCTGTTGTTGGGCATCAAGCCCATCTCATTGGCTGTTGCCCCCTATGCACCCGTGGTTACTGATCCGCTAGCAGTCAAAGCGAAGGAGTTGGGGATTGATATCCATCCCCGAGCCTCTGTATTCGCCTTGCCCAATATCGCTGGCTTCGTTGGTAGCGATACAGTTGGCGTCATTCTGGCCACGGGACTACATCGGAGTGAGGAGATAAAGCTGGCCATTGATATTGGCACCAATGGCGAGATCGTCCTCGGTAATAAGGATAGGTTATTGGCCTGCTCCACGGCCGCCGGCCCGGCTTTCGAGGGGGCACACATAATGAATGGCATGCGGGGAACGGAGGGGGCGATTGAGCGGGTATGGATAGACGATGATGTCAAGGTGCAAGTAATTGGACGGCGAAAGCCTCGGGGCATCTGTGGTTCTGGGTTGATCGATGCCGTGGCCGAGATGTACAGGGCGGGTGTAATTGATCAAAGTGGTCGCTTGATCAACGGAGAAGAAGCGGCAGATCGTTTGCCCAAGTCATTGTCCTCCAGGCTGATAACTACGACACAGGGACCTGGCTTTGTGCTCTATAGCGATCGTCATAGCGCGGTCGTCATTACTCAGCGCGACATTCGGGAGCTACAGCTGGCCAAGGGGGCGATCAGGGCCGGCATCGAGATCCTCAAGAAAGAGCTTGGAATTGAGGATGACCAGATAACTGAGGTGCTTCTGGCCGGGGCCTTTGGCAGTTACGTCCATCCCCCCAATGTGGTGGCGATCGGATTGATACCACCGTTGCCTGAGGAGCGTCTGGTCTCCGTGGGGAATGCAGCGAGCGTTGGATCCAGAATGGCCCTGCTCTCTATGGCCGCAAGGGACATCGCCAAAGATATTGCCAGAAGAGTACAATACATCGAACTGTCTGCCCGCCCCGATTTTCAAGAGAAGTTTGTGGCGGCGCTGTCCCTGCCCTCATCGTGCGTCGCGAACGAGATCCGCGCCTCAGTGTAA